gtcttcagccctgtcaaggcagcctataggaaggagcttggataccttggtcagtggaatgattcaactgttgtaggcaagaggaactttataggctgttatcagaaggctcgtactgcaggtatgacgatgcagaacattagaagtggttggaaatggacagggttatggcctgtctctatggcgaagcctctgatgagctccctactgctcccatcaacaccagcagcatcaggatcatctgatcaggtcagcaaagggcagtctggaggcaaggaagctgaaggatgggtatctgcgtcatctgcagtggcatggtcgacgccaaggaagatgaaggatctagctgggcagttgaagctattcacagagctggagaatgatgcctttactcaacgccttctattcaggaaggtaaaaaaaggcttcagcgagcaggcatatgagctggcaaatacccagcagaaactggagcttctgcaggcccaagtcaccaatactgcagtaaggaaaagaagggcagtccagctggatcctaacactaagttcgccaacatcaaagacatccagcaggcgcaacttaaggctggggaaaaagaggatgatgcagccgaatccagcgactctgaataccctagtgaagctgaaagctgtattgttgttgcatctagaagaagtcaatgattaattgaagtcgacgagtatgatgggaatagcttcatttttggggtgccgaaatggggggggtgccgaaaagtgggtagtctgacttatcATCAGTCGCGTGAGCGAACGTGTAGGTCCGGGCATCTCCAGAGCTCTCAATTTTCGCTTTATACCCCGCCTAGCAAGTGGCGTGGCATGCGTGGCAACGACTGGAGGGATAAGATGCATCTCCGTCTAGCGCTCCTGATCACCGGgcaaggggaggggagcaAGGGATAAACCAGACGCCACAGCCAGCAGGCTGGACAAGGTTATTGTTCAGCTATGTTCTTTAGCGAATACCATCCCCATCAACACACCTGTCCAGTCATACACCCGTCCAGTCATGATCAAGCTGCTTCGCCCTAGGACTAGCGACTAGATACCTGCCAAGAGCTCACCAGTCAGCGCAAAACTTCGGAGATGGCCCCAAGGGCTGTTGCGGCTGAAGTCATGCCAGCTCTCAAGTGCCTTGGGAGTTCGACTCTAGTCCGCACCAGGACTCAAGGGGCTTGGTACACAAGCCACATCCTTCCCCCAAGTTAGACCACATCGCATTGGGACTCCGCAAGGGGGACTTGCTGGATGCGTCCATGGTACCTCTCGCCGCCGGTCGTTGTGGCATTTTTCTTCTGCCAAGGAAAGTTCCTGGGAGCATGATGGCTGATGCCTCAACATATAATATCAgtcggcgagctcgccgcGGCGTCTCACGTCCCCCTCGCTGGTTTGTTCACGTTCCTTTGGTGCCACTGACGACTTGCGAGACATCTTTCTCGTCACTCCTGTTGCTTCTCCATCCATCATGAGGATTCCGCAGCTCGTTGTCGCCGTTCTGGCGTTGGCCGCCGGAGCATGTGCGCAGGACTCCAGCTCACCGCCAACCCCTGATGCGCCGTCAACAATTGTcgcggcgccatcggcatctCAGAGCTCTCAAGGTATTAACAAGGATTCAAGCCCATATGTCGAGACCAGTATCAATCTAACAACAGTCGCCCGTACACAGCggccgctcctcctcccagcaTCCAGCCCACCAGCCAACAAGTCCTGCCAACCTCTGCGCCAGCCGGAACAGATGGTCCCTTGAGCACCGCTCAGCCTTCCGTAAGACCCGATTCCCCCTCCGTGAGCAGACCGAGACCGGCCGAATCTGCATCGGCGCAGATCAGCGACAACCCGTCGCCGATTTCCCGGCAGGAACCGCAGGGATCTACACCGCCGAACTCATCCGACGGAGCAAGGATCCAAGGagggccgacgacgcccgcaGGAGTGCCAGCCGTGTCCTCGAGAGAGCCCGCCGTGTCTTCGAGAGAGCCCGCTGTGTCCTCGAGAGAGCCCGCTGTGTCTTCGAGAGGAGGCGACCGAGCTCCCGAACCATCGTCGAACATCCCCATATCTAACACCATACAGGGCACTCGGGTGCAGTCTAACTCGCCTCAAGAACCTTCCGGCAGCGTAGCCTCTGGCCAGGAACAGCCCTCAATTGCTGCCACCACTGTTGGACCCCAGGTTTCCGGGGTTCGTGGGGTAAACGGCACCATCGGAACCGCATCCGCCAGGTCGTAAGTCACACATCATCAATCTCGTGGCTCGTTGCTCCTTGCTCGTCCACGACGGAAACCCTTCGCTAAGCAAAGGAAAAGATCCGGAGCCGGCTCGCCCGGGGCCGATGGAGCCACGAACACTGGCTTGTCGCCTGAGCTCGCCACGACagtcgccttcgccgcccagCCATCGGACGCCTTCCGTGCTGTCAACGAGACAgccgtcgaggccatgcCCGAGTCCACCGAGCCTACGCCGCCCGATGTGTCGAGCCCCGACCAGTTCCACGCCGAGCTCACCGTCAACATCCCCGAGAAGGCCATCAACGAGAAGAAcgccaaggccatcgccgtGCTCGAGACGGCCTACTTCGAGTACTTCGTCAACAAAGACCCGGCGCCCgtcgacaagggcaagaTCTCCATCCCCGACAGCATCTCGCAGTGCCAGAACAAGTACTCGGAGAAGCTGACCAGGCGCaagggcctcgtcgatgaggtgCTGGACTGGGTGCCGCTCCTGTCGAGGGACCTGCGGGGCTTCCAGAACTGCAGGGCCGTCGACTCGCTGGAGGTCGGCGTCTACTTCCACTACATGAGGGCTTCCGGCACGGCTGAGCGACCCAACGAGCTGGAGTCCAGGGTCAAAGCACAGGCGAGTTGTCTCTCTCCGTCGACGGATCACCGGTTTTCTCGGAGCTGACGTCGAGCAGGTTGACACCCTCAACGAGGCGTTGGGCGCGGTCAAGATCAACTTCCGCTTCATGGCGCTCAACTGGTGGGAGCCAAAGGCAAACGAGGACTGGTCGAAGGTCACGCGGCACGAAGCCAAGTTGGAGGAATGGCAGCGTCGCACTCGCGCCCCGGGCAAGCTGGTGCTCACCGTCTGGATCGTGAACGGACTCCGCACTAGTCAGAAAGACAACCAGGAGCTGAACAGTGTAAGCTTTGACTCGGTCTCTCCATCACTCTCACTCTTATTCTCACTCTCATTTTCACTCTTATTCTCACTCTCATTTCCACATACTCACTCACTTCTTACCCACCCCTCTCaatcactcactcactcgcgCATGCTACCCCCCTTATAACTGGACAAACACGGCCGATGGAGACAGCAAACTGACCCAATGACCTAGTATGCCACGTTCCCCAACGaagagctcgacgaggccgacggcatTGTTATCGAAGAGGCTCGCGTccagggcggcgatgccACGACGCTCATCCACGATGTCGGCCACTGGCTCGGCCTGGGCCACACCTTTGACGTCGCCAACCAGGAGTGCGTCGTCCAGGACGGCTTGACCAACGCCACGCAGACCTCGGGCAACCGCGACGTTCTGTACCAGTGCTCGCAGGTGACCTGTGCCGGCGGACCAGCCGTCGAGATCAATAATTACATGAGCGTGAGTCAcccatcatcctcttcctctctactcatcctgggcgtgcgACGGTTGCTGACGGAGGCGGCTTTGCTTCTGCCAAACAGTACTCCTCCTGTCGCGGCAAGACGCCACGGGACGGCTTCACCACGGACCAGAAGGCGCGCATGTTTGCGAACGCCCTCCAGTTCCGCCGCGGGTACGGGACGGGCGAATGCATGCCGGACGGGACGGCTGCCGTGAAGAAGCGGTCCAGCATGCAGGATCTCCTGGAGGGCAAGTGTCCAGACGTCGACAAGCAAGCCAACATCCTGATGAACACGCCGCACAGCCCGGCGGCCACGGTCGAGCGTTCTTGGAGCAAGCTCGGGGCTGGTTTGGCGGCACCGTGGGTCTTGATGACGTTCTTCTGAGTGTGTAGTTCCATATGGGGAGGGCAACGATAGGATACCTGGGCCCTGATCCTGATAGGTGTGAGTCAGACCCGGTCTGTAGTTGTGAATCATCTTATGAACTCCCTCAAAAGACGCTCCATCAAAGACATGAACAGATGACGGTCGCAAATCAGAGGAGAGAATAAGCCAAAAAGAACTCATTAAAATTATCTACTACGAGGTAGATTCTGTTGCTTTTCACAACTACTACGCTTCCGATCCCACACAAGAAGACGTTGTAAAGCCCCCATGTTTTTCCCGTACCAACATGAATTATGATTCATTTCATTTCAACTTTTCATAGATAAACATAAAAGTCCCCACGGCTCATCATCGCACCCTCTGCAAGTACTCGGACTCCCCTTAGAGAGCAAGGGCACCGAGGAGAACCATGGCGAGGCCTCCGATGGGGGCAATgccagcggcgccggcctggacggcggtggtggtcgGGCGGCTGCTGGTGACCGTGACGAGGCCGGTGGCGGTAGGGGTGACGGTGACGCCGGTGGTGTAGGGCAGGGACATGGAGCCCGTGGCCGAGGTGGGGATGCTcacggaggaggcggccgaggaggcggccgaggcgaccGAGGAGGCGACGGACGCTGCCGACGATGCGGTCTCGACAGCGGAGCTCAGGGCGCcaccaccggcggcggcggcctcacAGAGCTGGTTAGAGGCGGGGACGACTTGCTCTGCGGTTGGGAAGAAGAACGGTTAGTTGCTTGTTGGTTCTCACTCATCGACGGggttgaagaagatgggGGGGGAAGGGCCATGAACGTACGCAGAGCCACGTCGAGGCCACAGGCCGCGACGACGCagccggtggcggcgctctggatggcggccttgttcTCGGCcgtgcaggtgcaggtgtAGTCACCCGCCTTGCAGgaggtggccgaggcggtggcATCCAGAAGGCACTGGCGAGCACACTCGGGGATGATGGTAGGGTCGACctgggcggcaacggcggccacgagggcggcgatgacgaaggaGTACTTCATTTTGGATGTCTCTGTTGGGAGTTGGTagtggtgggtggtggtaTAAGTGAGGGGAATGGTTGGTGAGGTTGATCGAGGATAGCGAATGTAGATGAGAGGCAGGAGACCGGGAAGAGACAGGATGAGTCTGAGGGAAGAGAGCGGCCCTTTTATGCAGATGATGGACAAGACAGCTGCACCCCGATGCCTCTTGTCCGTTTGGGTACAGACTGAGTTTGCTGCATGGCAAATCGGGAGTGTTGGATCAAGGGACCTGGTTGGGTGGTCTGACGAGAGCTGGGAAGAGGCGGACAAACTTAAGGGGCCAAGGTGGACTCCAAACGTGTATGTCCAGTTCCGTCCATTACATCAGTCACtaaccacacacacacacacaaacatcTGGGCTAGTCAAGGAAGAACCTGGACGGGTGAGAACAGGCGAGGCAGGGTGAAAGAATATCTCAAGGGGGACTGCCTTGGCCACGTACCTTGGCAAGGCGAAAGAAGGAAatctgggggaggggagcgGATAGCTGGGCCCGGGTGGATTTCGTTGCATGTGTGCATATGCATGCGCGCGTTGCAACGATATTGATGGCAAAAGAAAAGCATCAACTGTCACCAGAGGCGGCCTTGAAGATGGCACCTCGTCGTTGCTTCCCCGCGTCATCCCCGGTCCAAAAGTGGTCTGCGGGCCTCAGGGCTGCGCCGGTGATCGTGCGGGCTAACATGGAGGGTTGCAGAGCCAGGGGGGGTTGGACGGGGATGGGATACCGGATTGGATAGTTACCTCCGATGGGGACGGGGATCATCTTGATGCCGGGGCCTCCCT
This genomic interval from Colletotrichum higginsianum IMI 349063 chromosome 9, whole genome shotgun sequence contains the following:
- a CDS encoding Metalloprotease, translated to MRIPQLVVAVLALAAGACAQDSSSPPTPDAPSTIVAAPSASQSSQAAAPPPSIQPTSQQVLPTSAPAGTDGPLSTAQPSVRPDSPSVSRPRPAESASAQISDNPSPISRQEPQGSTPPNSSDGARIQGGPTTPAGVPAVSSREPAVSSREPAVSSREPAVSSRGGDRAPEPSSNIPISNTIQGTRVQSNSPQEPSGSVASGQEQPSIAATTVGPQVSGVRGVNGTIGTASARSSGAGSPGADGATNTGLSPELATTVAFAAQPSDAFRAVNETAVEAMPESTEPTPPDVSSPDQFHAELTVNIPEKAINEKNAKAIAVLETAYFEYFVNKDPAPVDKGKISIPDSISQCQNKYSEKLTRRKGLVDEVLDWVPLLSRDLRGFQNCRAVDSLEVGVYFHYMRASGTAERPNELESRVDTLNEALGAVKINFRFMALNWWEPKANEDWSKVTRHEAKLEEWQRRTRAPGKLVLTVWIVNGLRTSQKDNQELNSYATFPNEELDEADGIVIEEARVQGGDATTLIHDVGHWLGLGHTFDVANQECVVQDGLTNATQTSGNRDVLYQCSQVTCAGGPAVEINNYMSYSSCRGKTPRDGFTTDQKARMFANALQFRRGYGTGECMPDGTAAVKKRSSMQDLLEGKCPDVDKQANILMNTPHSPAATVERSWSKLGAGLAAPWVLMTFF
- a CDS encoding CFEM domain-containing protein — encoded protein: MKYSFVIAALVAAVAAQVDPTIIPECARQCLLDATASATSCKAGDYTCTCTAENKAAIQSAATGCVVAACGLDVALQQVVPASNQLCEAAAAGGGALSSAVETASSAASVASSVASAASSAASSVSIPTSATGSMSLPYTTGVTVTPTATGLVTVTSSRPTTTAVQAGAAGIAPIGGLAMVLLGALAL